A single genomic interval of Anopheles darlingi chromosome X, idAnoDarlMG_H_01, whole genome shotgun sequence harbors:
- the LOC125955923 gene encoding complex I intermediate-associated protein 30, mitochondrial, whose product MLPSCRMLVLGGSRVLPRVIIAAEYHTLLAPARNTGDRWLRPLLRNHTPSLIAPGVLEKGLFWERHRKGGYQKPGTSPSTIDLIRDGLREIRQELTLMGQEWKERLESDPLVVFRPGEVDVVFGFSQQEQLDRWIVTTDSDHGEGYSKANLELSSAGYGLFHGTLESRVPIDGRIKRAGYANIKSQRIRKSFKRDAYYDWGQYNTLVLRVRGDGRSYLINLGADGYYDILWNDVYHYVLYTRGGPHWQIAKIPFSKFFLASKGRVQDNQGPVPLNRITSVGLSVGARGGHEGNFRLELDYIGLEFDPSHQEEFAYEMYKQPKYIVAT is encoded by the exons ATGCTGCCTTCGTGTCGGATGCTCGTGCTCGGCGGTTCCCGGGTACTTCCCCGGGTTATTATTGCAGCCGAATATCACACCTTGCTGGCACCTGCAAGGAATACTGGCGACCGGTGGTTGCGACCACTTTTGCGAAATCACACACCTTCACTAATCGCTCCAGGTGTCCTAGAAAAAGGATTGTTTTGGGAACGCCATCGCAAGGGAGGCTATCAGAAGCCAGGAACCTCACCTTCCACAATCGATTTGATTCGAGACGGACTGCGCGAAATACGCCAGGAGCTAACACTAATGGGACAGGAGTGGAAGGAGCGATTAGAGAGCGACCCCCTGGTAGTGTTCCGACCGGGTGAAGTCGACGTCGTGTTTGGCTTCAGCCAGCAAGAACAACTGGATAGGTGGATTGTAACGACCGACAGTGACCACGGTGAAGGGTACTCCAAAGCGAACTTGGAGCTAAGTTCGGCTGGCTATGGGTTGTTTCATGGAACGCTCGAATCACGAGTGCCAATCGACGGTCGCATCAAGCGTGCCGGTTATGCCAACATCAAAAGTCAAAGAATACGG AAATCGTTTAAACGGGATGCCTACTACGACTGGGGCCAGTATAATACACTCGTGCTCAGGGTGCGTGGTGATGGAAGATCCTACCTCATCAATCTGGGTGCGGACGGCTACTATGACATACTCTGGAATGATGTCTACCATTACGTGCTGTACACGCGGGGTGGACCACATTGGCAGATCGCGAAGATACCGTTTTCCAAATTTTTCCTCGCATCGAAGGGCCGGGTGCAGGACAATCAGGGCCCTGTGCCACTTAATCGCATCACCAGCGTCGGCTTATCGGTAGGAGCACGCGGCGGACATGAAGGTAACTTCCGGCTCGAACTGGACTACATCGGATTAGAGTTTGATCCGTCGCACCAGGAGGAGTTTGCATATGAGATGTATAAACAACCGAAGTACATTGTTGCTACATAG
- the LOC125956029 gene encoding synaptobrevin homolog YKT6, with the protein MVKLYALSVFYKAPSEARLLKSAYELQSFSFFQRGSVQEFISFASKTLVERTQPATRQSVKQDVYLCHVYVRADNLGAVLIADHEYPQRVAHTLLTKVLDEFALKVTTDQWAVATSEAAIAFGTLPATLAKYQDPREADALTKMQEDLDETKIILRNTIEAVLDRGEKLDDLVDKSESLSLQSKAFYKTAKKTNSCCNFA; encoded by the exons ATGGTGAAACTCTATGCGCTCAGTGTGTTTTACAAGGCACCGTCCGAGGCCCGACTGCTCAAGTCGGCGTACGAGCTGCAAAGCTTCTCGTTTTTCCAACGTGGCTCGGTACAGGAGTTTATCAG CTTTGCCAGCAAAACCCTGGTGGAGCGGACGCAGCCAGCGACACGCCAGTCCGTGAAACAGGACGTCTACCTGTGCCACGTGTACGTTAGGGCGGATAATCTTGGAGCCGTGCTAATCGCGGATCATGAGTACCCGCAGCGTGTCGCCCATACGCTCCTGACGAAGGTGCTGGATGAATTCGCGCTAAAGGTCACTACCGACCAGTGGGCGGTGGCGACGAGTGAGGCGGCCATCGCGTTCGGCACGCTGCCTGCGACGTTGGCCAAGTATCAGGATCCGCGCGAAGCGGATGCCCTCACCAAGATGCAGGAGGATCTAGACGAGACGAAGATCATCCTGCGAAACACGATCGAGGCGGTGCTCGACAGGGGTGAAAAGCTCGATGATTTGGTGGACAAATCAGAATCCCTGTCGTTACAGAGCAAGGCGTTCTACAAGACCGCCAAGAAGACGAATTCGTGCTGCAACTTTGCATAA
- the LOC125956018 gene encoding autophagy-related protein 101: MNARSQTFDLRMEGRQVDEAVSSIFHTILFHRSLGKFMYTGEAMYSIGTIGYHDVDCDFIDFTYVCCTSPSLDQRLRREIGNFSRQLRSNDSGGTGQISLEFFQRKKTRWPFQTDCIPWEVWTIRLELLTLTNEDDRLVCRERVGDMLTDKIFCITEIMNRHDYVPKIPNQTELDMVFDTSFPDVQPYLFQFKYSTAGPTGTSVGNTMKKLFRETFSS, encoded by the coding sequence atgaatGCCCGCTCGCAAACGTTTGATCTGCGTATGGAGGGTCGCCAGGTGGACGAGGCAGTATCGAGCATCTTCCATACGATACTCTTTCACCGCAGCCTCGGCAAGTTCATGTACACCGGCGAGGCTATGTACTCGATCGGTACGATCGGCTACCATGACGTGGATTGCGATTTTATCGACTTCACGTACGTGTGCTGTACGTCACCGTCGCTCGATCAGCGGTTGCGGCGCGAGATAGGCAATTTTAGCCGGCAGCTGCGCAGCAACGACAGCGGCGGAACCGGTCAGATCTCGCTCGAGTTCTTTCAGCGCAAGAAAACTCGCTGGCCATTCCAGACCGACTGCATCCCGTGGGAGGTGTGGACGATACGGCTCGAGTTGCTAACGCTGACGAACGAGGATGATCGGTTGGTATGCCGGGAGCGCGTCGGTGACATGCTGACCGATAAGATTTTCTGCATCACCGAGATCATGAACCGGCACGATTATGTGCCGAAAATCCCGAACCAGACCGAGCTTGACATGGTGTTCGACACTTCCTTCCCGGACGTGCAGCCGTACCTGTTCCAGTTCAAGTACAGCACTGCCGGTCCTACAGGCACCTCCGTCGGCAATACGATGAAGAAGCTGTTCCGGGAGACGTTCTCGTCGTGA
- the LOC125955908 gene encoding probable cardiolipin synthase (CMP-forming), which yields MLMNVAAYTLKMAIWPSVPRTVRLPLQRYQHWTRRNVLCSDRIPLARINFKHQPPLTTAEGKESCSGSSSLGMGHCNTRPSLHRSYVSNINDECDSVLQTKKLLLQKKREGLVRDIRERKEKVRERVEEVIERENVATIPNLLCIGRIVASPYLGYVIVQSEFRLAMALLIVAGLTDLADGWIARNWPNQASRLGSFLDPMADKVLVGSLVIAMSYIDLLPLWLTAMIVFRDVFLISAGFVIRYVSLPKPRTLSRYFDVTHATAQLAPTFISKLNTAVQLIAVATTLGAPIFGYLDHAYLHGLWYLTGFTTMAAAISYLTSKDTYKILRKKP from the exons ATGCTGATGAACGTAGCTGCTTATACGCTTAAAATGGCCATTTGGCCTAGTGTGCCGCGAACGGTGCGTTTACCGTTACAGCGCTACCAGCACTGGACGAGGCGAAATGTCCTGTGCAGCGATAGGATACCGCTAGCGCGAATCAACTTTAAACATCAGCCACCGCTTACAACTGCCGAAGGAAAAGAGTCGTGCTCCGGATCTTCATCCCTTGGCATGGGTCACTGCAACACCAGGCCCTCCCTACATCGCTCCTACGTGTCGAATATCAACGATGAATGCGACAGTGTTCTTCAGACGAAGAAACTGTTACTGCAGAAAAAGCGCGAAGGTCTGGTGCGCGACATTCGCGAGCGTAAGGAGAAAGTGCGGGAACGCGTAGAAGAGGTGATCGAACGAGAGAACGTAGCTACCATACCGAACCTCCTTTGCATAGGTCGAATCGTCGCTTCGCCCTATCTTGGCTATGTCATTGTGCAAAGCGAGTTTCGGCTAGCGATGGCTCTGTTGATCGTGGCCGGACTGACGGACTTAGCCGATGGTTGGATTGCTCGTAACTGGCCGAACCAGGCTTCGCGGCTAGGCTCCTTTCTGGATCCGATGGCGGATAAGGTATTGGTGGGTTCACTTGTGATCGCTATGTCCTACATTGATCTACTTCCACTTTGGCTAACGGCAATGATAGTGTTCCGAGATGTGTTTCTCATCAGTGCCGGGTTCGTTATCCGGTACGTTAGTCTACCAAAACCG cgCACACTATCGAGATATTTCGACGTAACGCACGCGACTGCCCAGCTGGCTCCTACCTTCATTAGCAAACTGAACACTGCCGTCCAGCTAATCGCCGTTGCCACCACACTTGGTGCACCTATTTTCGGCTACCTCGACCATGCTTATCTTCATGGGCTATGGTATCTAACCGGATTTACTACAATGGCCGCTGCTATAAGCTATCTCACCAGTAAGGACACTTATAAGATACTCCGAAAGAAACCCTAG
- the LOC125955989 gene encoding trimeric intracellular cation channel type 1B.1, translated as MDPEAFLDIANQVIKLKMFPYFDIAHSLLCALSVKEDLGAGAHAFSRKHPLACWLSTMLVVFAGGMVANGLLGEPILAPLKNTPQLLVATACWYIVFYTPFDIGYKVAKFLPIKLVASAMKEIYRAKKIHDGVTHAAKLYPNAFIIMIIIGTLKGNGAGFTKLIERLIRGVWTPTAMEFLQPSFYTKASLIASIIFVLDKKTDLISAPHALVYFGIVIFLVYFKLSSILLGIHDPFVPFENLSCALLFGGIWDSLAKILGRGQAKEESKDAKKSN; from the exons ATGGATCCGGAAGCGTTCCTGGACATCGCCAACCAGGTGATCAAGCTGAAAATGTTCCCTTACTTTGACATCGCGCACAGCCTGCTGTGTGCATTGTCGGTTAAGGAGGATCTCGGAGCCGGTGCGCACGCCTTCTCGCGCAAGCACCCGCTCGCCTGCTGGCTGTCGACGATGCTGGTCGTGTTTGCGGGCGGCATGGTCGCCAATGGGCTTCTCGGTGAGCCGATTTTAGCGCCGCTTAAGAACACTCCCCagttgctggtggccaccgcctGCTGGTACATCGTATTCTACACTCCCTTCGACATCGGCTACAAGGTGGCCAAGTTTCTGCCTATCAAGCTGGTCGCGAGCGCAATGAAGGAGATCTACCGAGCAAAGAAG ATCCACGACGGTGTCACGCACGCAGCAAAGCTTTACCCGAATGCCTTCATCAttatgatcatcatcggcacgcTCAAGGGTAATGGGGCCGGCTTCACGAAGCTGATCGAGCGGCTGATTCGCGGCGTCTGGACGCCGACGGCTATGGAGTTCCTGCAGCCAAGCTT CTACACTAAGGCCTCGCTGATCGCTTCGATTATCTTCGTGCTGGACAAGAAGACGGACCTAATCTCGGCACCGCACGCTCTGGTCTACTTCGGCATCGTCATCTTCCTCGTCTACTTCAAGCTTTCCTCGATCTTGCTCGGCATTCACGATCCGTTCGTGCCGTTCGAGAACCTAAGCTGCGCGCTGCTTTTCGGTGGCATCTGGGATAGCCTGGCCAAGATCCTTGGCCGCGGCCAGGCCAAGGAGGAATCGAAGGATGCGAAAAAGTCGAACTAA